A window of Bacteroidota bacterium contains these coding sequences:
- a CDS encoding serine hydrolase encodes MKTFFKILKTFFKWLLILLVVLNILILVSGKTYLYKGFANTYLKGRVTADIDEYRIFENRIVKTGAPKEWAIGKDYNTKKIPSQYLGDMERMNTVAYLIIKDDSIRHEEYWDGYTDTSHTSSFSMAKTIVSILTGIAVEEGKIKSIYEPVCDFLPECREGKKSSITFRHLLTMSSGFDFDESYINPIGFAAEAYYGNDLRKLVFKYNVLGEPGKKFEYRSGNTQLLGFALSKAVGMSLSDYASEKLWKPLEANHDAFWSLDHANGDEKAYCCFNSNARDFARLGKLYSDSGRWNGKQLVPEKYVLESIQPAPVTDNDEPNKRYGYSWWILPQYKGHFIFYARGVLGQYIIVIPDSQLLIVRLGKKRELSNINGHPTDFYWYVDAALEMEGINR; translated from the coding sequence ATGAAAACATTTTTTAAAATCCTCAAAACATTTTTCAAGTGGCTGCTCATCCTGCTTGTGGTGCTGAACATTCTCATTCTTGTTTCGGGGAAAACATATTTATATAAAGGTTTCGCAAACACTTACCTGAAAGGGCGCGTGACTGCCGATATTGACGAGTACAGGATTTTTGAAAACCGCATTGTGAAAACAGGCGCACCGAAAGAGTGGGCAATCGGCAAGGACTACAACACGAAAAAAATTCCTTCGCAATACCTTGGCGACATGGAGCGCATGAATACGGTGGCGTACCTTATTATTAAAGACGATTCCATCCGCCACGAAGAATACTGGGATGGCTACACAGACACTTCGCACACCAGTTCTTTCTCCATGGCAAAAACCATTGTGAGCATTCTCACAGGCATTGCGGTGGAAGAAGGAAAAATAAAATCCATTTACGAGCCCGTCTGTGATTTTCTTCCCGAATGCAGGGAAGGAAAGAAAAGTTCTATCACGTTCCGCCATTTGCTTACGATGAGTTCGGGGTTTGATTTTGACGAAAGTTATATCAACCCCATCGGCTTTGCCGCAGAAGCATACTATGGAAATGATTTGCGCAAGTTGGTTTTCAAATACAATGTGCTGGGCGAGCCGGGAAAGAAATTTGAATACCGCAGCGGCAACACGCAGTTGCTGGGCTTCGCGCTGAGCAAAGCGGTGGGAATGAGTTTGAGCGATTACGCTTCTGAAAAATTATGGAAGCCCCTTGAAGCCAACCACGATGCGTTCTGGAGTTTAGACCATGCGAACGGAGATGAAAAAGCATATTGCTGTTTCAATTCCAACGCGCGCGATTTTGCGCGGCTCGGAAAACTTTATTCAGACAGCGGGCGGTGGAACGGCAAACAACTTGTTCCCGAAAAATATGTGCTCGAATCCATTCAGCCCGCGCCCGTCACCGATAACGATGAACCCAACAAACGCTACGGCTACTCGTGGTGGATTCTTCCGCAGTATAAAGGGCATTTTATTTTTTACGCGCGCGGAGTGCTGGGGCAATACATTATTGTGATTCCCGATTCTCAACTACTCATTGTGCGCCTGGGAAAGAAGCGCGAACTTTCCAACATCAACGGGCATCCCACCGATTTCTACTGGTACGTTGATGCGGCTTTGGAGATGGAAGGCATTAATCGTTAA
- the lipB gene encoding lipoyl(octanoyl) transferase LipB, producing the protein MSPVPSVFFRDLGLIDYKECWDYQEKLFEASASEKILARTENRKPKTENHLLFCEHPHVYTLGKSGDEKNLLLNENSLREKNASYYKINRGGDITYHGPGQMVGYPILDLDNFFTDIHKYLRCLEEIIILTLNDYGIEAGRIEGLTGVWLDWTNKLKARKICALGVRTSRWVTMHGFAFNVNSDLSYFNNIIPCGISDKAVTSMEKELGREMNMEEVKSKVKKYFALVFECTIVDSLVTK; encoded by the coding sequence ATGTCCCCTGTCCCATCTGTATTTTTCCGCGATTTAGGATTGATTGATTACAAAGAGTGCTGGGATTACCAGGAAAAACTTTTTGAAGCGAGCGCATCCGAAAAAATTCTTGCCCGAACCGAAAACCGAAAACCGAAAACCGAAAACCATTTGCTCTTCTGCGAGCATCCGCACGTGTACACACTTGGCAAAAGCGGGGATGAAAAAAATTTATTGCTGAATGAAAATTCCCTCAGGGAAAAAAATGCTTCTTACTATAAAATAAACAGGGGAGGAGATATTACCTATCACGGTCCCGGGCAGATGGTGGGCTATCCCATTCTGGACCTGGATAATTTTTTTACCGACATTCACAAATACCTGCGCTGCCTCGAAGAAATAATTATTCTCACGCTCAATGATTACGGAATTGAAGCCGGAAGAATAGAAGGGCTCACCGGAGTTTGGCTCGATTGGACAAACAAACTGAAAGCAAGAAAAATCTGTGCGCTCGGTGTGCGCACATCGCGCTGGGTAACCATGCACGGCTTTGCGTTCAATGTAAATTCTGATTTGAGTTACTTCAACAATATTATTCCCTGCGGAATTTCAGATAAAGCGGTTACTTCTATGGAAAAAGAATTGGGAAGAGAAATGAATATGGAAGAAGTGAAAAGCAAAGTGAAAAAATATTTCGCGCTGGTGTTTGAGTGTACTATTGTCGATTCCCTGGTAACGAAGTAA
- a CDS encoding tail fiber domain-containing protein: MKTITQFKTITAIIFAATIFFCAYNAQGQTHGSGTISNSAGCSNANDGGTIGNTSVGCNSGKAGMTGGKNTAIGENAGNSLTTGSNNTFVGDSCGFNTNFTNASGAGSRNTAVGGSALFTSEKVSANGLEHDNTAVGYTAMYLSDGAYENTAVGSQAMYRNVYGLENTAIGFQALYNCIGSNGSPYDGWENTAVGRHALLQTTTGKRNTAVGDDAQINNTTGSSNIAMGSEALGNNKTGANNTVAGYQAGEGVNSQSDISNNSLFGYKAGTALLTGGDANVAVGSSALLNTTTGTDNVTVGAYSLLTNATGTVNVVVGDSAAYYATGSSNAILGHAAGLGATGSSSYINNTIVGFMAGYHHTTARDGTFLGYLSGYNTTSGTDNVFLGSSAGYTTSTGGNNVFIGYQCGYKNTTNGANVFAGYQAGYNNTGASNTFIGQNSGFSNTTGANNVAMGLAAMYTSATGSNNTCVGYGAGDGSAGSSYSNNSFFGFKAGFTNSTGASNTAVGYQAGYTNATSSFNVFVGREAGFLTTAGANSFLGYHAGYSNAGGADNTFLGYSAANSNTSGGDNVAVGYLTGSAMTTGSANTFVGEIAGATVTTGTNNTCVGYGADVCGTCSGLTDASAIGYNAIVSNSHEVHLGATTVTSVCGTVAYTVCSDARFKFNVKEDVKGLEFINKLRPVTYQMDTKKLDDFLIQNMPDSLKTKHQLGMDFSPSQKIVHAGFIAQEVEKAGKDCGFNSSIVEVPDDISHEHYALSYEEIVVPLVKAVQELNNRIDSLTNSKNERTNNSGGDKNTGNSVTTINVQLANNCVLYQNEPNPMNESTTIRYFIPENVTGAYIVFYDFYGKEIKRVEIKETGNGKVEADTQNLMGGMYSYSLIVNGKVIDTKKMEKNQ, encoded by the coding sequence ATGAAAACAATTACACAATTCAAAACAATTACTGCAATTATTTTTGCAGCAACAATTTTCTTTTGCGCGTACAACGCACAGGGGCAAACGCACGGCAGCGGCACCATTAGTAATAGTGCCGGATGCAGCAATGCAAATGACGGTGGAACTATCGGCAACACCTCTGTCGGATGCAATTCAGGAAAAGCAGGAATGACAGGAGGAAAAAATACAGCCATAGGAGAAAATGCAGGCAATTCACTCACTACTGGCTCAAACAATACTTTTGTGGGGGATAGTTGCGGCTTCAATACCAATTTTACTAATGCAAGTGGTGCTGGCAGCCGCAATACAGCGGTAGGCGGCTCGGCTTTATTTACCAGCGAGAAAGTTTCTGCTAACGGGCTTGAGCACGATAACACGGCTGTTGGATATACAGCCATGTATTTATCTGATGGTGCTTATGAAAATACGGCTGTAGGTTCTCAGGCAATGTATAGAAATGTGTATGGACTCGAAAATACAGCCATTGGATTTCAGGCATTATATAATTGCATAGGGTCAAACGGCTCTCCTTACGATGGGTGGGAAAATACCGCTGTTGGAAGGCATGCCTTGCTGCAAACTACCACGGGTAAGCGAAATACGGCAGTGGGAGACGATGCGCAAATTAACAACACCACAGGCAGCAGCAACATAGCCATGGGAAGCGAAGCGCTGGGAAATAACAAAACAGGAGCAAATAATACAGTAGCCGGATATCAAGCAGGCGAGGGAGTAAACAGCCAGAGTGATATCAGCAACAATTCTCTTTTTGGATATAAGGCAGGCACTGCTCTTTTAACCGGAGGCGATGCCAATGTAGCAGTGGGCAGTTCCGCGCTGCTGAACACCACCACCGGCACTGACAACGTAACCGTTGGGGCATATTCATTGCTGACAAATGCTACCGGCACCGTCAATGTTGTAGTAGGCGATTCTGCTGCGTATTATGCTACAGGCAGCAGCAATGCTATTCTGGGTCATGCAGCGGGTTTGGGAGCAACGGGCAGCAGCAGCTATATCAATAATACTATTGTTGGATTCATGGCGGGCTATCATCATACTACGGCAAGAGACGGCACTTTTTTGGGTTATCTTTCAGGATACAATACAACCTCCGGCACGGATAATGTTTTTCTTGGCAGCAGCGCTGGATACACCACCTCTACCGGGGGAAACAATGTTTTTATCGGCTACCAGTGTGGCTACAAGAATACTACCAACGGGGCAAATGTTTTTGCAGGGTATCAGGCGGGCTATAACAATACGGGGGCAAGCAACACTTTTATCGGGCAAAACAGCGGGTTTAGCAACACCACCGGAGCAAATAATGTGGCGATGGGGCTTGCGGCAATGTATACCAGTGCAACAGGAAGCAACAATACCTGTGTGGGTTATGGCGCGGGTGATGGTTCTGCCGGAAGCAGTTACAGCAACAATTCTTTCTTTGGTTTTAAAGCCGGTTTCACTAATTCAACAGGCGCTTCTAACACTGCAGTTGGCTATCAGGCGGGCTATACAAATGCAACATCAAGTTTCAATGTGTTTGTGGGCAGGGAAGCCGGTTTTCTTACCACAGCGGGAGCCAACTCATTCCTTGGCTACCATGCGGGATACAGCAATGCAGGCGGAGCAGACAATACTTTTTTAGGTTACAGCGCTGCAAACAGCAACACTTCGGGTGGTGATAATGTTGCGGTGGGTTATCTGACAGGTTCTGCAATGACAACGGGCAGCGCAAATACTTTTGTAGGTGAAATCGCGGGGGCAACTGTTACAACCGGCACTAACAACACCTGCGTGGGGTATGGTGCGGATGTTTGCGGAACTTGCAGCGGCTTAACCGATGCTTCTGCAATTGGATATAATGCAATTGTAAGCAACAGCCATGAAGTTCATTTAGGAGCAACTACTGTTACTAGTGTCTGCGGCACTGTAGCATATACTGTTTGTTCAGATGCCCGCTTTAAATTTAATGTTAAGGAAGATGTAAAAGGTTTGGAGTTTATCAATAAACTTCGACCTGTTACGTATCAAATGGACACGAAAAAACTAGATGATTTCCTGATTCAAAATATGCCAGATAGTTTGAAAACTAAACATCAGTTAGGAATGGATTTTTCACCGTCTCAAAAAATTGTTCATGCTGGATTTATTGCTCAGGAAGTAGAAAAAGCGGGAAAAGATTGCGGTTTTAATTCTTCAATTGTAGAAGTGCCTGACGATATAAGCCATGAACACTACGCTTTATCATATGAGGAAATTGTTGTTCCTTTAGTTAAAGCAGTTCAGGAGTTAAATAATAGAATTGATAGTTTGACAAACTCGAAAAATGAGCGCACTAATAATAGTGGAGGAGATAAGAACACCGGTAATTCTGTAACTACTATTAATGTTCAACTTGCTAACAATTGTGTACTTTATCAGAATGAGCCAAATCCAATGAATGAGTCAACAACGATTCGTTATTTCATTCCTGAAAATGTAACAGGCGCTTACATTGTATTCTATGACTTTTACGGAAAGGAAATAAAGAGGGTGGAAATTAAAGAAACAGGAAATGGAAAAGTTGAAGCCGATACACAAAATTTAATGGGGGGCATGTATTCTTACTCTCTTATAGTGAATGGGAAAGTAATTGATACAAAGAAGATGGAGAAAAATCAGTAA